The following are encoded together in the Thiobacillus sp. SCUT-2 genome:
- a CDS encoding class I SAM-dependent methyltransferase has product MSGSPMRQPALKADARLTAYFSNEDERRAVTRDLFDRAAPGYDRAEGLTALGSGAWYRRDVLRRNGLQTGMTLLDVAAGTGLVTVAGHELVGPAGRVLALDPSPGMLAELRKKVAVETIEAYAESIPLPDELVDFVSMGYALRHVGDLDRAFSEYLRVLRPGGRVCIMEISRPRGRLARALLRLHIGVVVPLLARLTRSQAVIGRLWEYYGATIEAAIEPERILDAMRRAGFADVNCSVTLGIFREYTGRKA; this is encoded by the coding sequence ATGAGCGGATCCCCCATGCGCCAGCCGGCCCTGAAGGCCGACGCGCGACTGACGGCCTATTTTTCGAATGAGGACGAGCGGCGCGCCGTCACCCGCGACCTGTTCGACCGGGCGGCGCCCGGCTACGACCGCGCCGAGGGGCTCACCGCGCTGGGCAGCGGCGCCTGGTACCGGCGCGACGTCCTGCGCCGCAACGGCCTGCAGACCGGCATGACGCTGCTGGACGTGGCCGCCGGCACCGGACTGGTGACCGTCGCCGGACACGAACTCGTGGGCCCGGCCGGACGCGTCCTTGCGCTCGATCCCTCGCCCGGCATGCTCGCCGAACTGCGCAAGAAGGTCGCCGTCGAGACCATCGAGGCGTATGCGGAATCGATCCCCCTGCCCGACGAGCTCGTCGACTTCGTCTCGATGGGCTATGCCCTGCGCCACGTCGGCGATCTGGACCGGGCCTTCTCCGAGTACCTGCGCGTGCTGCGCCCGGGCGGCCGCGTCTGCATCATGGAAATCAGCCGGCCGCGCGGCCGGCTGGCGCGGGCGCTGTTGCGCCTGCACATCGGCGTCGTCGTTCCGCTGCTCGCCCGGCTGACGCGCAGCCAGGCCGTGATAGGGCGGCTGTGGGAATACTACGGGGCCACCATCGAGGCCGCGATCGAGCCGGAGCGCATCCTCGACGCGATGCGCCGGGCCGGATTTGCCGACGTGAACTGCTCCGTGACCCTGGGCATCTTTCGCGAATACACGGGG
- a CDS encoding glycosyltransferase family 2 protein: MPPRSPTRLVLIPSYNPGPRVVDTVRAARAQWTPVWVVVDGSTDGTADSLQALAAADEGLRVIVLPENRGKGAAVLEGITQAAAAGYTHALTMDSDGQHPAALIPAFMAASQAEPGAMVLGKPVFGPEAPALRVKGREVSNGWANLETLWMGIGDSLYGFRVYPIAPLARIMRRNRFMRRFDFDPEAVVRLCWAGVRPLNLDAPVRYLSAEEGGVSHFKYLRDNALLTWMHARLFLGFVLRLPLLVWRRLSEPTS, encoded by the coding sequence ATGCCGCCGCGTTCGCCCACCCGCCTCGTCCTCATCCCCAGCTACAACCCGGGTCCCCGGGTAGTCGATACGGTGCGGGCCGCGCGTGCGCAGTGGACGCCGGTATGGGTCGTCGTCGACGGCAGCACCGACGGCACGGCCGACTCGCTGCAGGCGCTGGCCGCGGCCGACGAAGGGCTGCGCGTCATCGTGCTGCCTGAGAACCGCGGCAAGGGCGCGGCGGTGCTGGAAGGCATCACGCAGGCGGCCGCCGCCGGCTATACGCATGCGCTGACCATGGATTCCGACGGCCAGCATCCGGCCGCGCTGATTCCCGCCTTCATGGCGGCTTCGCAGGCAGAACCCGGCGCGATGGTGCTCGGCAAGCCGGTGTTCGGGCCGGAGGCGCCCGCCCTGCGCGTCAAGGGGCGCGAGGTATCGAACGGCTGGGCCAACCTGGAGACGCTGTGGATGGGCATCGGCGATTCGCTGTACGGCTTCCGCGTCTATCCGATCGCGCCGCTCGCGCGCATCATGCGGCGCAACCGCTTCATGCGCCGCTTCGATTTCGACCCCGAGGCGGTCGTGCGCCTGTGCTGGGCGGGCGTGCGGCCGCTCAACCTCGATGCGCCGGTGCGCTACCTGTCGGCCGAGGAAGGCGGCGTCTCGCACTTCAAGTACCTGCGCGACAACGCGCTCCTGACCTGGATGCACGCGCGGCTCTTCCTCGGCTTCGTGCTGCGCCTGCCGCTGCTGGTCTGGCGGCGTCTTTCGGAACCCACCTCATGA
- a CDS encoding lysophospholipid acyltransferase family protein → MTERGMVRTPLWGAYEAFAMIAGLGALAVLCLAWLPFAMLLTPLLPRRIGRPLGRVVISRGFRAYLRFLELACASRFDLAELDRLRDAGPLVVAANHPSLLDAVMIVSRLPNAVCVMKASLLDNILFGAAARLAGYIRNDAPLEMILGARGELERGAQVVIFPEGTRTSRFPIDRCQPAAGLMAQRAKVPVQTLLIDFSTPYLGKAWPLFRPPVLPLSCRIRLGRRFPPPNDAALFAAELEAYFSVEAPTYPASAAA, encoded by the coding sequence ATGACTGAGCGCGGGATGGTGCGCACCCCGCTGTGGGGCGCCTACGAGGCCTTCGCGATGATCGCCGGGCTCGGCGCGCTGGCGGTGCTCTGCCTCGCGTGGCTGCCGTTCGCGATGCTGCTCACGCCGCTGCTGCCGCGCCGCATCGGCCGGCCGCTGGGACGCGTGGTGATCTCGCGCGGCTTCCGCGCCTACCTGCGTTTCCTCGAACTCGCCTGCGCGAGCCGCTTCGACCTGGCCGAGCTCGACCGCCTGCGCGACGCCGGCCCGCTGGTCGTCGCGGCGAACCATCCCTCGCTGCTCGACGCGGTGATGATCGTGTCGCGCCTGCCCAACGCGGTCTGCGTCATGAAGGCAAGCCTGCTCGACAACATCCTGTTCGGCGCGGCGGCGCGCCTGGCGGGCTACATCCGCAACGATGCGCCGCTCGAGATGATCCTGGGCGCGCGCGGCGAACTCGAGCGCGGCGCGCAGGTCGTGATCTTCCCGGAAGGCACGCGCACGTCGCGTTTTCCCATCGATCGCTGCCAGCCTGCGGCCGGCCTGATGGCCCAGCGCGCGAAAGTGCCGGTACAGACGCTGCTGATCGATTTTTCCACGCCTTATCTCGGCAAGGCCTGGCCCCTGTTCCGCCCCCCCGTGCTGCCGCTGAGCTGCCGCATCCGCCTCGGCCGGCGCTTCCCGCCGCCGAACGATGCGGCGCTTTTCGCCGCCGAACTGGAAGCCTATTTCAGCGTCGAGGCCCCGACTTACCCGGCTTCGGCCGCCGCCTGA
- a CDS encoding MipA/OmpV family protein, producing the protein MARSIHLAAALVLVLSVPAAHAVEEAPLWEVGAGVAALDLPAYRGSDQRSTFLMPIPYFTYHGRILKADRHGLRGQVFDSDRLELTVSAALSPPAPSDSVIARAGMPDLQASFEVGPELDVTLWRSENRARFLKLQLPLRAAYTLERTPRDIGWVFNPKLNLDLTDVRGLPGWKFGFLAGPVFGDARQHDYFYGVAPQYATATRPAYAADAGYAGVQVLASTSKRFRNVWFGAFVRYDSLAGAVFADSPLVRRENDVAGGFAVSWIFGESSTRVPVDD; encoded by the coding sequence ATGGCCCGCTCGATTCATCTGGCGGCGGCGCTGGTGCTGGTGTTGTCGGTTCCGGCTGCGCACGCGGTCGAGGAGGCGCCGCTGTGGGAGGTGGGCGCGGGCGTCGCCGCGCTGGACCTGCCGGCCTACCGCGGCTCCGACCAGCGCAGCACGTTTCTGATGCCGATTCCCTATTTCACCTACCACGGCAGGATACTGAAGGCCGACCGCCACGGACTGCGCGGCCAGGTGTTCGACAGCGACCGCCTCGAGCTGACCGTGTCGGCCGCGCTGTCGCCGCCGGCACCCAGCGACAGCGTGATCGCGCGCGCCGGCATGCCGGACCTGCAGGCGAGCTTCGAGGTCGGTCCGGAGCTCGACGTCACGCTGTGGCGCTCGGAGAACCGCGCGCGCTTCCTCAAGCTCCAGCTGCCGCTGCGCGCGGCCTACACGCTCGAGCGCACGCCGCGCGACATCGGCTGGGTGTTCAATCCGAAGCTGAACCTCGACCTCACCGACGTGCGGGGCCTGCCCGGGTGGAAGTTCGGGTTCCTCGCCGGCCCGGTGTTCGGCGACGCCCGCCAGCACGATTATTTCTACGGCGTCGCGCCGCAATACGCGACCGCGACCCGCCCGGCCTATGCGGCCGACGCCGGATACGCCGGCGTGCAGGTGCTGGCGTCGACGTCGAAGCGCTTCCGCAATGTCTGGTTCGGCGCCTTCGTGCGCTACGACAGCCTCGCCGGTGCCGTCTTCGCCGACAGCCCCCTGGTGCGCCGCGAGAACGACGTCGCGGGCGGCTTCGCCGTGTCCTGGATCTTCGGCGAGTCGTCGACCCGCGTGCCCGTCGATGACTGA
- a CDS encoding chorismate transformation enzyme, FkbO/Hyg5 family, which yields MTLQFRSSPPTALHRTGSELGGALLGRGVAPAAGWPLQAISAPLLGAGTATVQETWLPAAGPVQHGVSEGIVWRRAGEALFGVIDLDEADFAGAGRPPLQAASTAAYDRVFRLLEAQQLPHLWRVWNYMADINAETHGLERYRQFNVGRQDAFIAHRRSATGNVPAACAIGLAEGPLSIAFLAGRAPAMPFENPRQVSAYHYPGEYGPRAPTFSRAALVHPAGQELLFVSGTASIVGHRTVHPEDVAAQSREALANVAAVVAEVNRTARSRPFRLDELVYRVYVRHAADFPAVRDALASALGGAETLYVQADICRADLLVEIEAMASHALGSD from the coding sequence GTGACACTGCAATTCCGTTCCTCGCCGCCCACGGCCCTGCACCGGACCGGCAGCGAACTCGGCGGCGCCCTGCTCGGGCGCGGGGTCGCGCCCGCCGCCGGCTGGCCGCTGCAGGCGATCAGCGCGCCCCTCCTGGGGGCCGGCACGGCCACGGTGCAGGAGACCTGGCTGCCGGCCGCCGGCCCCGTGCAGCACGGGGTCAGCGAAGGCATCGTCTGGCGGCGCGCGGGCGAGGCGCTGTTCGGCGTGATCGACCTCGACGAGGCCGACTTCGCGGGCGCCGGCCGGCCGCCGCTGCAGGCGGCGAGCACGGCGGCCTACGATCGCGTCTTCCGCCTGCTCGAGGCGCAGCAGTTGCCGCATCTGTGGCGCGTGTGGAACTACATGGCCGACATCAACGCCGAGACGCACGGACTCGAGCGTTATCGCCAGTTCAACGTCGGCCGTCAGGACGCCTTCATAGCCCATCGTCGCAGCGCGACCGGCAACGTCCCCGCGGCCTGCGCGATCGGCCTCGCCGAAGGCCCGTTGTCGATCGCCTTCCTCGCCGGCCGGGCGCCGGCCATGCCGTTCGAAAATCCGCGCCAGGTCAGCGCCTACCACTATCCCGGCGAATACGGCCCGCGCGCGCCGACCTTCTCGCGCGCCGCGCTGGTCCATCCGGCGGGGCAGGAGTTGCTGTTCGTTTCGGGCACGGCCAGCATCGTGGGCCACCGGACCGTGCATCCCGAGGATGTCGCCGCGCAATCGCGCGAGGCGCTGGCCAACGTCGCGGCGGTCGTCGCCGAGGTCAATCGCACTGCGCGATCGCGGCCATTCAGGCTCGACGAACTCGTCTATCGTGTCTACGTGCGGCATGCGGCCGACTTCCCGGCGGTGCGCGACGCGCTCGCGTCGGCGCTGGGCGGGGCGGAGACGCTCTACGTGCAGGCCGACATCTGTCGCGCGGACCTGCTGGTCGAGATCGAGGCGATGGCTTCGCACGCGCTGGGGTCGGACTGA
- a CDS encoding NAD(P)/FAD-dependent oxidoreductase, which produces MEQQIQQGERRRCDVLVIGGGPAGSTVAPLLAEKGYHVVLLEKARHPRFHIGESLLPANLPLFERLGIADEVKAIGMEKWAAEFVSPYHDATQVFHFADAWDKSMPYAYQVKRAEFDDVLIRNAARKGAEVHQGCRVQAVDFQPDDRVVVRARHDDGREEAWQARFVVDASGRDTFLANRFQIKHRNPRHNSSAVYSHFAHARRHEGQAEGNITIFWFDHGWFWFIPMMNDTTSVGMVTWPYHMKTKGARSLRQFLLDNVATCPELAERLQDAKLITEVEATGNFSYVAERTHGPNYLMLGDAYAFIDPVFSSGVWLAMHSGVIGAETLDACLKNPAAAPAALKRFDAKMKHGPKQFSWFIYRVTNPIMRDFFMGPKNVFRVKEALLSVLAGDIFDRTPIWRSVWVFKALYYAANVFQPQRALAAWKQRRFNIRKVDDPALYNA; this is translated from the coding sequence ATGGAACAGCAAATCCAACAGGGGGAACGTCGCCGCTGCGATGTGCTGGTGATCGGCGGAGGACCCGCCGGCTCGACGGTCGCGCCGCTGCTGGCGGAGAAGGGCTACCACGTCGTGCTGCTCGAGAAGGCCCGCCATCCCCGCTTCCACATCGGCGAATCGCTGCTGCCGGCCAACCTGCCGCTGTTCGAGCGGCTCGGCATCGCCGACGAGGTGAAGGCGATCGGCATGGAGAAATGGGCGGCCGAGTTCGTGTCCCCCTATCACGACGCGACGCAGGTGTTCCATTTCGCCGATGCGTGGGACAAGTCGATGCCCTACGCCTACCAGGTGAAGCGCGCCGAATTCGATGACGTCCTGATCCGCAACGCCGCGCGCAAGGGCGCGGAGGTGCACCAGGGCTGCAGGGTGCAGGCGGTCGACTTCCAGCCGGACGACCGCGTCGTCGTCCGTGCGCGCCACGACGACGGCCGCGAAGAGGCGTGGCAGGCGCGCTTCGTCGTCGACGCCTCCGGCCGCGACACCTTCCTCGCGAACCGCTTCCAGATCAAGCACCGCAACCCGCGCCACAACAGCTCCGCGGTCTACAGCCATTTCGCCCATGCGCGCCGCCATGAAGGCCAGGCCGAGGGCAACATCACGATCTTCTGGTTCGACCACGGCTGGTTCTGGTTCATTCCGATGATGAACGACACCACCAGTGTCGGCATGGTGACCTGGCCCTACCACATGAAGACCAAGGGCGCGCGCAGCCTGCGGCAGTTCCTGCTGGACAACGTCGCGACCTGTCCGGAGCTGGCGGAACGCCTGCAGGACGCGAAGCTCATCACCGAGGTCGAGGCGACCGGCAACTTTTCCTATGTGGCCGAGCGCACCCACGGACCGAACTACCTGATGCTCGGCGACGCGTACGCGTTCATCGACCCGGTGTTCTCCTCCGGCGTGTGGCTGGCGATGCACAGCGGCGTGATCGGTGCCGAGACCCTCGACGCCTGCCTGAAGAATCCCGCCGCCGCGCCGGCCGCGCTCAAGCGCTTCGACGCGAAGATGAAGCACGGCCCGAAGCAGTTCTCGTGGTTCATCTACCGCGTGACCAACCCGATCATGCGCGACTTCTTCATGGGGCCGAAGAACGTCTTCCGCGTCAAGGAAGCGCTGCTGTCGGTGCTGGCCGGCGACATCTTCGACAGGACGCCGATCTGGCGCTCGGTCTGGGTCTTCAAGGCGCTCTACTACGCCGCCAACGTGTTCCAGCCGCAGCGTGCCCTCGCGGCATGGAAGCAGCGGCGCTTCAACATCCGCAAGGTCGACGACCCGGCCCTGTACAACGCATAG